From a single Thermomicrobiales bacterium genomic region:
- a CDS encoding fumarylacetoacetate hydrolase family protein — translation MPLCYYRPREAAHSNQILGWVDAETEQITPLDSSLADLLEMGGEQRHEQINDEIAAAGATIALRDAHLLPPVDEQEIWAAGVTYERSRDARMEESQTDDIYDRVYDAERPEVFFKAPAYRCVGPWDQVAIRHDSGWNVPEPELAVIIDGHGEVAGYTIGNDVSSRSIEGENPLYLPQAKVYTASCAMGPWIMLPHELPDPGNVAISMRIERDGEAIWSGETSTARMHRTLDDLVDCLFAALEFPVGVVLLTGTGLVPPAEFTLEPNDLVHIELEGIGTLTNHVRRLPQRQRAQ, via the coding sequence ATGCCCCTCTGCTACTACCGGCCACGCGAGGCCGCACATTCAAACCAGATTCTCGGCTGGGTCGATGCCGAAACAGAACAGATCACCCCACTGGACTCGTCACTCGCCGACCTCCTGGAGATGGGCGGCGAGCAGCGTCACGAGCAAATCAATGATGAGATCGCAGCAGCCGGTGCCACGATTGCGTTGAGAGACGCGCACTTGCTGCCACCCGTTGATGAGCAGGAGATCTGGGCGGCTGGGGTCACCTACGAGCGATCACGCGATGCGCGGATGGAAGAGTCGCAGACCGACGATATCTACGATCGTGTCTACGATGCTGAACGGCCGGAAGTGTTCTTCAAGGCCCCGGCCTATCGCTGCGTGGGTCCGTGGGATCAGGTAGCGATTCGCCACGATTCTGGCTGGAACGTCCCCGAACCTGAACTGGCCGTCATCATCGACGGTCACGGTGAGGTGGCCGGATACACGATCGGCAACGATGTCTCGTCGCGCTCGATCGAGGGTGAGAATCCGCTCTATCTCCCGCAGGCCAAGGTCTACACCGCGAGTTGTGCTATGGGTCCCTGGATCATGCTGCCGCACGAGTTGCCGGACCCGGGCAACGTCGCGATCTCGATGCGTATCGAGCGGGACGGGGAAGCGATCTGGTCCGGCGAAACGTCGACAGCGCGAATGCACAGAACCCTGGACGATCTCGTCGACTGCCTCTTTGCGGCGCTCGAATTTCCGGTCGGTGTCGTGCTGCTGACCGGCACCGGCCTGGTGCCGCCAGCCGAATTCACGCTTGAACCGAACG